The following are encoded in a window of Oncorhynchus mykiss isolate Arlee chromosome 31, USDA_OmykA_1.1, whole genome shotgun sequence genomic DNA:
- the LOC110504970 gene encoding solute carrier family 25 member 43 — MATVKPDDRLTRSQGFMCVGFAGVFSKTVTSPLELVKIKSQVGTFHCKKGFLHSFLVVYQNEGLWGFWKGNLVSCLRLFPYSAVHLATYKHIVHLHMDELGYISQWRAILAGGLAGVSAALATYPLEVAETRLIAQNCREPTYRGVVHTLSKIYQTEGLRTLYSGFSLTVLGAFPFSIGCYAVYVNLDKLWREPQFRFTPLQNFINGCLAAGIAQTFSYPFETVKRKMQAQNPRLPHYGGADVHFTGMLDCFRQVIRNKGILTLWSGITANMIKIVPYFGLLFSCFEMCKQVCLYRNGYIVSPLSYKLAPGVDQSMGPTEVEEVKRYLKNRSFQSQQGSRW, encoded by the exons ATGGCAACAGTTAAACCAGATGACAGACTGACACGTTCTCAGGGCTTTATGTGCGTTGGTTTTGCTGGAGTTTTCAGTAAAACTGTCACGTCGCCTCTGGAGTTGGTGAAAATCAAGAGTCAAGTAGGCACATTTCACTGTAAAAAAGGCTTTCTGCACAGCTTTCTTGTCGTCTACCAGAATGAAGGCCTATGGGGATTTTGGAAGGGAAACCTCGTCTCCTGTCTCCGCCTGTTTCCTTACAGCGCCGTCCATTTGGCAACATACAAACA TATCGTCCACCTCCACATGGATGAATTGGGCTACATCTCTCAGTGGAGGGCAATTTTGGCTGGTGGGCTAGCTGGTGTAAGTGCTGCACTGGCCACGTACCCTCTGGAGGTGGCAGAGACTCGCCTCATAGCTCAGAACTGCAGAGAGCCCACATACAGGGGGGTGGTCCACACACTCTCCAAGATATACCAGACCGAAGGCCTTCGAACACTCTACAGTGGATTCTCTCTCACAGTCCTAG GTGCGTTTCCCTTCTCCATTGGTTGCTATGCAGTCTACGTCAACTTGGATAAGCTGTGGCGGGAGCCCCAATTCCGGTTCACACCACTACAGAACTTCATAAATGGTTGCTTAGCGGCAGGAATAGCTCAAACCTTCTCCTACCCCTTTGAAACTGTGAAAAGGAAAATGCAG GCCCAGAATCCTCGGCTCCCACATTACGGTGGGGCCGATGTCCACTTCACTGGAATGCTGGACTGCTTCAGGCAGGTGATCAGAAACAAGGGCATCCTGACACTGTGGAGTGGCATCACAGCCAACATGATCAAG ATTGTCCCTTACTTTGGGCTTCTCTTCAGCTGCTTTGAGATGTGCAAGCAGGTCTGTCTGTACCGCAACGGGTACATTGTGTCTCCATTGAGCTATAAGTTGGCACCAGGAGTGGACCAGAGCATGGGCCCCACTGAGGTAGAAGAAGTGAAACGGTACCTGAAGAATAGGAGTTTTCAGTCACAGCAAGGAAGTCGCTGGTAA